The following are encoded in a window of Haliaeetus albicilla chromosome 1, bHalAlb1.1, whole genome shotgun sequence genomic DNA:
- the PPARGC1A gene encoding peroxisome proliferator-activated receptor gamma coactivator 1-alpha isoform X2, translating into MAWDMCNQDSVWSDLECAALVGEDQPLCPDLPELDLSELDVNDLDADSFLGGLKWYSDQSEIISNQYSNEPANIFEKIDEESEANLLAVLTETLDSIPVDEDGLPSFDALTDGDVTNENATSPSPMPDGTPPTQEAEEPSLLKKLLLAPANTQLNYNECSGLSTQNHANTNHRIRTSPVVVKTENSWSNKAKSICQQQKPQRRPCSELLKYLTTNDDPPQTKPAENRNSSKEKCTSKRKPHLQSQTNHLQAKPTSLSLPLTPESPNDPKGSPFENKTIEQTLSVELSGTAGLTPPTTPPHKANQDNPFRTSPKPKSSCKTVVPPSKKPRYSESSGSQGNNPIKKGPEQSELYAQLSKTTVLSSGHEERKTKRPSLRLFGDHDYCQSVNSKSEIHIKISQELQDSSQLEFKDSSPGWQCQICSSLEQDQYFKKETLQTSKQGSHSNNRKQLQDQEIRAELNKHFGHPSQAVFDEEADKTRELRDSDYSNEQFSKLPMFINSGLAMDGLFDDSEDESDKLCYPWDGTQAYSLFDISPSCSSFNSPCRDSVSPPKSLFSQRSQRTRSRSRSFPQRRSCSRSPYSRSRSRSPCSRSSSRSCCYYESSHCRHRAYRSSPLRARSRSRSPYSRRPRYDSYEEYQHERLKREEYRKEYEKRESERAKQRERQRQKAIEERRVIYLGKIRPDTTRTELRDRFEVFGEIEECTVNLRDDGDSYGFITYRYTCDAFAALENGYTLRRSNEPDFELYFCGRKQFYKSNYADLDSNSDDFDPASTKSKYDSMDFDSLLKEAQRSLRR; encoded by the exons AAGATAGATGAAGAGAGTGAGGCAAACTTGCTAGCCGTTCTCACTGAAACACTGGACAGCATCCCTGTGGATGAGGATGGATTGCCTTCATTTGATGCACTGACAGATGGAGATGTGACCAACGAAAATGCCACTAGCCCTTCCCCAATGCCCGACGGCACCCCTCCAACTCAGGAGGCAGAAGAGCCGTCTCTA CTTAAGAAGCTCTTGCTGGCTCCAGCCAACACTCAGCTAAATTACAATGAATGCAGTGGTCTCAGCACACAAAACCATGCAAACACTAATCACAGGATCAGAACAAGCCCTGTGGTTGTTAAG ACTGAGAATTCATGGAGCAATAAAGCAAAGAGCATTTGTCAACAGCAAAAGCCTCAAAGACGTCCCTGCTCTGAACTTCTCAAATATCTGACTACGAATGATGACCCTCCTCAGACCAAACCAGCAGAGaacaggaacagcagcaaagagaaatgcacCTCCAAAAGGAAGCCCCATCTGCAGTCTCAGACAAATCATCTGCAAG cCAAACCAACAAGTTTATCACTTCCATTGACGCCCGAGTCACCAAA TGATCCCAAGGGTTCCCCATTTGAGAACAAGACTATTGAACAAACCTTAAGTGTGGAACTCTCTGGAACTGCAG gcCTAACTCCACCTACAACCCCTCCTCATAAAGCCAACCAGGATAATCCTTTCAGGACTTCACCTAAGCCGAAGTCATCATGCAAGACTGTTGTACCACCTTCAAAAAAGCCCCGCTATAGTGAGTCTTCAGGTTCTCAAGGAAATAACCCAATCAAGAAGGGTCCAGAACAGTCTGAGCTGTATGCACAGCTTAGCAAGACTACAGTACTGTCCAGTGGACATGAGGAGAGAAAGACAAAACGGCCCAGTTTGCGGCTGTTTGGTGACCATGACTACTGTCAATCTGTGAATTCAAAATCGGAAATACACATTAAAATATCCCAGGAACTTCAGGACTCCAGCCAACTAGAATTTAAGGATTCTTCACCTGGGTGGCAGTGTCAGATTTGTTCTTCTTTAGAACAAGACCAGTATTTCAAGAAAGAGACTTTACAGACAAGTAAGCAGGGATCCCACAGTAATAACAGAAAACAGCTCCAAGACCAGGAAATTCGGGCTGAACTGAATAAGCATTTTGGTCACCCCAGCCAAGCTGTTTTTGATGAAGAAGCAGATAAGACCAGAGAACTAAGGGACAGTGATTACAGTAATGAACAGTTCTCCAAACTACCTATGTTTATAAATTCAGGACTAGCAATGGATGGTCTCTTTGATGACAGTGAAGATGAAAGTGATAAACTATGCTACCCTTGGGATGGGACACAAGCCTATTCATTATTTGATATATCAccttcttgctcttcttttaaCTCTCCATGCAGAGATTCAGTGTCTCCACCCAAATCCTTATTTTCTCAAAGATCCCAAAGGACACGCTCTAGATCAAGGTCCTTTCCTCAACGCAGGTCTTGTTCCCGTTCTCCATATTCCCGATCGAGATCAAGGTCGCCCTGTAGTAGATCCTCTTCAAG ATCTTGTTGCTATTATGAGTCCAGCCACTGTAGACACCGAGCATACAGAAGTTCTCCCTTACGTGCAAGATCGCGATCCAGATCACCGTACAGTCGCAGACCCAG ATATGACAGCTATGAGGAATATCAGCATGAAAGGCTGAAGAGGGAAGAATACCGCAAAGAGTATGAAAAACGGGAATCTGAAAGGGCCAAACAAAGGGAGAGACAGAGGCAGAAAGCAATT GAAGAACGTCGTGTGATTTATCTGGGTAAAATCAGACCTGACACAACCCGAACAGAACTGAGGGACCGGTTTGAAGTTTTTGGTGAAATTGAGGAGTGCACAGTAAATTTGCGGGATGATGG AGACAGCTATGGTTTCATCACCTACCGCTATACTTGTGACGCCTTTGCTGCTCTTGAAAATGGATACACTTTACGCAGGTCAAATGAACCTGACTTTGAGCTGTACTTCTGTGGACGCAAGCAATTTTACAAGTCTAACTATGCAGACCTAG ATTCAAACTCAGATGATTTTGATCCTGCCTCCACTAAAAGCAAGTATGACTCCATGGATTTTGATAGTTTACTCAAAGAGGCACAGCGGAGCCTGCGTAGGTAA
- the PPARGC1A gene encoding peroxisome proliferator-activated receptor gamma coactivator 1-alpha isoform X3 → MCLWLPAAWLKKLLLAPANTQLNYNECSGLSTQNHANTNHRIRTSPVVVKTENSWSNKAKSICQQQKPQRRPCSELLKYLTTNDDPPQTKPAENRNSSKEKCTSKRKPHLQSQTNHLQAKPTSLSLPLTPESPNDPKGSPFENKTIEQTLSVELSGTAGLTPPTTPPHKANQDNPFRTSPKPKSSCKTVVPPSKKPRYSESSGSQGNNPIKKGPEQSELYAQLSKTTVLSSGHEERKTKRPSLRLFGDHDYCQSVNSKSEIHIKISQELQDSSQLEFKDSSPGWQCQICSSLEQDQYFKKETLQTSKQGSHSNNRKQLQDQEIRAELNKHFGHPSQAVFDEEADKTRELRDSDYSNEQFSKLPMFINSGLAMDGLFDDSEDESDKLCYPWDGTQAYSLFDISPSCSSFNSPCRDSVSPPKSLFSQRSQRTRSRSRSFPQRRSCSRSPYSRSRSRSPCSRSSSRSCCYYESSHCRHRAYRSSPLRARSRSRSPYSRRPRYDSYEEYQHERLKREEYRKEYEKRESERAKQRERQRQKAIEERRVIYLGKIRPDTTRTELRDRFEVFGEIEECTVNLRDDGDSYGFITYRYTCDAFAALENGYTLRRSNEPDFELYFCGRKQFYKSNYADLDSNSDDFDPASTKSKYDSMDFDSLLKEAQRSLRR, encoded by the exons ATGTGCCTCTGGCTACCCGCTGCATGG CTTAAGAAGCTCTTGCTGGCTCCAGCCAACACTCAGCTAAATTACAATGAATGCAGTGGTCTCAGCACACAAAACCATGCAAACACTAATCACAGGATCAGAACAAGCCCTGTGGTTGTTAAG ACTGAGAATTCATGGAGCAATAAAGCAAAGAGCATTTGTCAACAGCAAAAGCCTCAAAGACGTCCCTGCTCTGAACTTCTCAAATATCTGACTACGAATGATGACCCTCCTCAGACCAAACCAGCAGAGaacaggaacagcagcaaagagaaatgcacCTCCAAAAGGAAGCCCCATCTGCAGTCTCAGACAAATCATCTGCAAG cCAAACCAACAAGTTTATCACTTCCATTGACGCCCGAGTCACCAAA TGATCCCAAGGGTTCCCCATTTGAGAACAAGACTATTGAACAAACCTTAAGTGTGGAACTCTCTGGAACTGCAG gcCTAACTCCACCTACAACCCCTCCTCATAAAGCCAACCAGGATAATCCTTTCAGGACTTCACCTAAGCCGAAGTCATCATGCAAGACTGTTGTACCACCTTCAAAAAAGCCCCGCTATAGTGAGTCTTCAGGTTCTCAAGGAAATAACCCAATCAAGAAGGGTCCAGAACAGTCTGAGCTGTATGCACAGCTTAGCAAGACTACAGTACTGTCCAGTGGACATGAGGAGAGAAAGACAAAACGGCCCAGTTTGCGGCTGTTTGGTGACCATGACTACTGTCAATCTGTGAATTCAAAATCGGAAATACACATTAAAATATCCCAGGAACTTCAGGACTCCAGCCAACTAGAATTTAAGGATTCTTCACCTGGGTGGCAGTGTCAGATTTGTTCTTCTTTAGAACAAGACCAGTATTTCAAGAAAGAGACTTTACAGACAAGTAAGCAGGGATCCCACAGTAATAACAGAAAACAGCTCCAAGACCAGGAAATTCGGGCTGAACTGAATAAGCATTTTGGTCACCCCAGCCAAGCTGTTTTTGATGAAGAAGCAGATAAGACCAGAGAACTAAGGGACAGTGATTACAGTAATGAACAGTTCTCCAAACTACCTATGTTTATAAATTCAGGACTAGCAATGGATGGTCTCTTTGATGACAGTGAAGATGAAAGTGATAAACTATGCTACCCTTGGGATGGGACACAAGCCTATTCATTATTTGATATATCAccttcttgctcttcttttaaCTCTCCATGCAGAGATTCAGTGTCTCCACCCAAATCCTTATTTTCTCAAAGATCCCAAAGGACACGCTCTAGATCAAGGTCCTTTCCTCAACGCAGGTCTTGTTCCCGTTCTCCATATTCCCGATCGAGATCAAGGTCGCCCTGTAGTAGATCCTCTTCAAG ATCTTGTTGCTATTATGAGTCCAGCCACTGTAGACACCGAGCATACAGAAGTTCTCCCTTACGTGCAAGATCGCGATCCAGATCACCGTACAGTCGCAGACCCAG ATATGACAGCTATGAGGAATATCAGCATGAAAGGCTGAAGAGGGAAGAATACCGCAAAGAGTATGAAAAACGGGAATCTGAAAGGGCCAAACAAAGGGAGAGACAGAGGCAGAAAGCAATT GAAGAACGTCGTGTGATTTATCTGGGTAAAATCAGACCTGACACAACCCGAACAGAACTGAGGGACCGGTTTGAAGTTTTTGGTGAAATTGAGGAGTGCACAGTAAATTTGCGGGATGATGG AGACAGCTATGGTTTCATCACCTACCGCTATACTTGTGACGCCTTTGCTGCTCTTGAAAATGGATACACTTTACGCAGGTCAAATGAACCTGACTTTGAGCTGTACTTCTGTGGACGCAAGCAATTTTACAAGTCTAACTATGCAGACCTAG ATTCAAACTCAGATGATTTTGATCCTGCCTCCACTAAAAGCAAGTATGACTCCATGGATTTTGATAGTTTACTCAAAGAGGCACAGCGGAGCCTGCGTAGGTAA